One window from the genome of [Clostridium] celerecrescens 18A encodes:
- the rpsH gene encoding 30S ribosomal protein S8, translated as MTMSDPIADMLTRIRNANTAKHDTVDVPSSKMKLAIADILVKEGYIKKYDLVEDGAFQTIRITLKYGKDKNEKIITGIKRISKPGLRVYANKEELPRVLGGLGTAIISTNQGVITDKEARTAGIGGEVLAFVW; from the coding sequence ATGACTATGAGCGATCCAATCGCAGATATGCTTACAAGAATCCGTAATGCAAATACTGCAAAACATGATACAGTAGATGTACCTTCATCTAAGATGAAATTAGCTATTGCTGATATCCTTGTAAAAGAGGGCTACATTAAGAAATACGATCTCGTAGAAGACGGTGCATTCCAGACAATCCGGATCACCTTAAAATACGGTAAAGATAAAAATGAGAAAATCATTACAGGTATTAAGAGAATCTCCAAGCCTGGTTTACGTGTATACGCAAACAAAGAGGAGTTACCAAGAGTACTTGGCGGTTTAGGAACTGCTATCATCTCCACAAACCAGGGCGTTATTACCGATAAGGAAGCACGCACTGCAGGTATCGGCGGAGAAGTACTGGCGTTTGTTTGGTAA
- a CDS encoding type Z 30S ribosomal protein S14: MAKTSMKIKQQRPAKFSSREYNRCRICGRPHAYLRKYGICRICFRELAYKGQIPGVKKASW, encoded by the coding sequence ATGGCTAAGACTTCAATGAAGATCAAACAGCAGAGACCTGCAAAGTTCTCCTCAAGAGAATACAATCGTTGCAGAATCTGTGGTCGTCCACATGCTTATTTGAGAAAATACGGAATCTGCAGAATCTGCTTCCGTGAATTAGCATACAAGGGCCAGATCCCAGGCGTTAAAAAAGCAAGCTGGTAA
- the rplE gene encoding 50S ribosomal protein L5: MARLKEMYQTEIVEGMVKKFGYKNIMEVPKLNKIVINMGIGEAKENAKILDSAVRDLEIISGQKAVLTKAKKSVANFKIREGMPIGCKVTLRGERMYEFADRLINLALPRVRDFRGVNPNAFDGRGNYALGIKEQLIFPEIEYDKVDKVRGMDVIFVTTAKTDEEARELLTLFNMPFAK; encoded by the coding sequence TTGGCTAGATTAAAAGAGATGTACCAGACAGAGATCGTAGAAGGTATGGTCAAGAAATTTGGATATAAGAACATCATGGAAGTGCCAAAGTTAAATAAGATTGTCATCAATATGGGTATTGGTGAAGCAAAGGAAAATGCCAAGATTTTAGACTCTGCAGTAAGAGATTTAGAAATCATCTCCGGTCAGAAGGCAGTTTTAACAAAAGCTAAAAAATCAGTTGCTAACTTCAAGATCAGAGAAGGTATGCCGATCGGATGTAAAGTAACTTTACGCGGTGAGAGAATGTATGAATTTGCTGACCGCCTGATCAACCTTGCACTTCCTCGTGTACGTGACTTCAGAGGAGTAAATCCTAATGCATTTGACGGCAGAGGGAATTATGCTCTTGGCATCAAGGAACAGCTTATTTTCCCTGAAATTGAGTACGATAAAGTTGACAAGGTAAGAGGTATGGACGTTATTTTCGTCACTACCGCTAAGACAGACGAAGAAGCCCGTGAACTTTTGACATTATTCAATATGCCATTTGCAAAATAG
- the rplX gene encoding 50S ribosomal protein L24 → MHKIKRDDLVKVIAGKDKDKQGKVLHVDTKNSKVVVEGVNMITKHVKPGPGSPQGGIVQKEAALDISNVMLVVDGKATRVGFEVKDGKKVRVAKATGKVID, encoded by the coding sequence GTGCATAAAATTAAAAGAGACGACCTGGTAAAGGTTATCGCAGGAAAAGATAAAGACAAACAGGGCAAAGTTCTTCACGTAGATACGAAGAATAGCAAAGTGGTAGTGGAAGGTGTTAACATGATTACAAAGCATGTGAAACCAGGCCCAGGCAGCCCACAGGGTGGTATCGTACAGAAAGAAGCTGCACTTGATATCTCCAACGTAATGCTTGTTGTTGACGGAAAAGCAACCAGAGTTGGTTTTGAAGTAAAAGACGGCAAAAAAGTCCGTGTTGCAAAAGCAACCGGTAAAGTAATTGACTAA
- the rplN gene encoding 50S ribosomal protein L14 — protein sequence MIQQETRLKVADNTGAKELLCIRVMGGSTRRYANIGDVIVASVKDATPGGVVKKGDVVKAVVVRSVKGARRKDGSYIKFDENAAVIIKDDKTPKGTRIFGPVARELREKQFMKIVSLAPEVL from the coding sequence ATGATTCAGCAGGAAACCAGATTAAAGGTTGCCGATAATACTGGTGCAAAAGAGCTTCTTTGTATCCGTGTTATGGGCGGATCTACAAGAAGATATGCTAATATTGGTGATGTTATCGTTGCCAGCGTAAAAGATGCAACACCTGGCGGTGTTGTGAAGAAGGGCGACGTTGTTAAGGCCGTTGTCGTACGTTCCGTTAAGGGCGCACGCCGTAAAGACGGTTCTTATATCAAGTTCGATGAGAATGCTGCCGTAATTATCAAAGATGACAAGACTCCAAAAGGAACTCGTATCTTTGGACCGGTTGCCAGAGAGTTAAGAGAGAAGCAGTTCATGAAAATTGTTTCCTTAGCTCCCGAAGTATTATAA
- the rpsQ gene encoding 30S ribosomal protein S17 codes for MERNLRKTRTGKVVSSKMDKTIVVAIEDHVEHPLYGKIVKRTYKLKAHDENNDCNMGDTVRVMETRPLSKDKRWRLVEIIERAK; via the coding sequence GTGGAGAGAAATTTAAGAAAAACCCGTACTGGTAAGGTTGTAAGCAGCAAGATGGATAAGACCATCGTTGTGGCTATTGAAGACCATGTAGAACATCCTTTATACGGCAAGATCGTAAAAAGAACGTATAAATTAAAAGCTCATGACGAGAACAACGACTGCAACATGGGCGATACAGTTAGAGTAATGGAAACAAGACCGCTGTCCAAAGACAAGAGATGGAGACTTGTTGAGATTATCGAGAGAGCGAAATAA
- the rpmC gene encoding 50S ribosomal protein L29, translated as MKINKYVEELKGKSAAELNEELVAAKKELFNLRFQNATNQLDNTSRIKEVRKNIARIQTVITEKAKLA; from the coding sequence GTGAAAATTAATAAGTATGTGGAAGAATTAAAAGGAAAATCAGCTGCAGAACTGAATGAAGAATTAGTAGCTGCAAAGAAAGAACTTTTCAACTTAAGATTCCAGAACGCGACCAACCAGCTTGATAACACAAGCAGGATCAAAGAGGTTCGTAAGAACATTGCCAGAATTCAGACTGTTATAACTGAGAAGGCTAAATTAGCTTAA
- the rplP gene encoding 50S ribosomal protein L16: MLMPKRVKRRKQFRGSMAGKALRGNTISNGEFGLVAAEPCWIKSNQIEAARVAMTRYIKRGGKVWIKIFPDKPVTAKPAETRMGSGKGALEYWVAVVKPGRVLFEIAGVPEETAREALRLAMHKLPCKCKIAAKADLEGGE, encoded by the coding sequence ATGTTAATGCCTAAAAGAGTTAAACGTCGTAAACAGTTCCGTGGATCCATGGCTGGTAAAGCGTTAAGAGGCAATACTATCAGCAACGGTGAATTCGGTTTAGTCGCTGCAGAACCATGCTGGATCAAATCCAACCAGATCGAGGCAGCCCGTGTTGCCATGACTCGTTATATCAAGCGTGGCGGTAAAGTCTGGATCAAGATTTTCCCGGATAAACCTGTAACAGCAAAGCCAGCAGAAACCCGAATGGGTTCCGGTAAGGGCGCTCTGGAATACTGGGTAGCAGTAGTAAAACCAGGCCGTGTATTATTCGAAATCGCTGGAGTACCTGAAGAAACAGCACGTGAAGCTTTACGTCTTGCTATGCATAAGTTACCGTGCAAGTGTAAGATTGCTGCTAAAGCAGATTTAGAAGGCGGTGAATGA
- the rpsC gene encoding 30S ribosomal protein S3: MGQKVNPHGLRVGVIKDWNSKWYAEADFADNLVEDYAIRKFLKKRLYSAGISDIEIERASDRVKITIHTAKPGVVIGKGGSEIEKLKAEAQKLTDKKLFVDIKEIKRPDKDAQLVAESIAQQLENRVSFRRAMKSTMGRSMKAGVKGIKTAVAGRLGGADMARTEFYSEGTIPLQTLRADIDYGFAEADTTFGKIGVKVWIYNGEILPTKGNKEGSGK; this comes from the coding sequence ATGGGACAGAAAGTTAATCCACACGGCTTAAGAGTCGGTGTTATTAAAGACTGGAACTCAAAATGGTATGCTGAAGCTGATTTCGCAGATAACCTGGTAGAAGATTATGCGATCAGAAAGTTCCTTAAGAAAAGATTATACAGCGCCGGCATTTCTGATATAGAAATTGAGAGAGCATCTGACCGCGTGAAAATTACGATTCATACAGCGAAGCCAGGTGTTGTTATCGGTAAAGGCGGATCTGAGATCGAGAAATTAAAAGCTGAAGCTCAGAAGCTTACAGATAAAAAGTTATTTGTTGACATCAAGGAAATCAAAAGACCTGACAAAGATGCTCAGTTAGTAGCTGAATCTATTGCGCAGCAGTTAGAGAACCGTGTATCCTTCCGCCGGGCTATGAAGTCCACCATGGGTCGTTCCATGAAGGCTGGAGTAAAGGGTATCAAGACTGCAGTTGCAGGACGTCTTGGCGGCGCTGATATGGCTCGTACCGAGTTCTACAGCGAAGGAACCATTCCGTTACAGACACTCAGAGCAGATATTGACTATGGTTTCGCTGAAGCAGATACAACCTTCGGTAAGATCGGTGTTAAGGTATGGATCTACAATGGCGAAATACTTCCAACTAAAGGAAACAAGGAAGGGAGCGGAAAATAA
- the rplV gene encoding 50S ribosomal protein L22, producing MAKGHRSQIKRERNAVKDTRPSAKLSYARVSVQKACFVLDAIRGKDVMTALGIVTYNPRYASSLIEKLLKSAIANAENNNGMDPAKLYVEECFANKGPTMKRVKPRAQGRAYRIEKRMSHITVVLNER from the coding sequence ATGGCTAAGGGACATAGAAGCCAGATTAAAAGAGAAAGAAATGCCGTGAAGGACACCAGACCATCAGCAAAGTTATCCTATGCTAGGGTTTCTGTTCAGAAAGCATGCTTCGTATTAGATGCCATCAGAGGCAAAGATGTTATGACAGCACTTGGTATTGTGACTTACAATCCCAGATATGCTTCTTCTTTAATAGAGAAGTTATTAAAATCAGCAATTGCTAACGCTGAGAATAACAACGGTATGGACCCTGCAAAGCTTTATGTAGAGGAATGTTTTGCAAACAAGGGACCGACAATGAAAAGAGTAAAACCGAGAGCACAGGGCCGCGCTTACAGGATCGAGAAGAGAATGAGCCACATCACCGTTGTGCTTAATGAAAGATAA
- the rpsS gene encoding 30S ribosomal protein S19 has product MARSLKKGPFADAHLLKKVDVMNAAGQKQVIKTWSRRSTIFPQMVGHTIAVHDGRKHVPVYVTEDMVGHKLGEFVATRTYRGHGKDEKKSGRK; this is encoded by the coding sequence ATGGCTCGCTCACTTAAAAAAGGACCATTTGCAGATGCTCATTTACTGAAAAAAGTAGATGTTATGAACGCAGCAGGACAGAAACAGGTAATTAAGACCTGGTCTCGCCGTTCTACAATCTTTCCGCAGATGGTTGGACATACAATTGCAGTTCACGATGGCAGAAAGCACGTTCCGGTATATGTTACAGAAGATATGGTTGGACATAAGCTGGGTGAATTCGTTGCCACAAGAACCTACAGAGGACATGGTAAGGACGAGAAAAAATCAGGCCGTAAGTAG
- the rplB gene encoding 50S ribosomal protein L2: MGIKKYNPYTPSRRHMTGSDFSEVTKSTPEKSLISKTINKTAGRNNQGKITVRHRGGGVKRKYRIIDFKRNSKDGIAATVIGIEYDPNRTANIALICYEDGTKAYILAPAGLTDGMKVMSGEMAEAKVGNCLPLSQIPVGAQVHNIELYPGKGGQLVRSAGNAAQLMAKEGKYATLRLPSGEMRMVPINCRATIGVVGNGDHNLINIGKAGRKRHMGFRPTVRGSVMNPNDHPHGGGEGKTGIGRPGPSTPWGKPALGLKTRKKNKQSNRLIVRRRDGKTVK; this comes from the coding sequence ATGGGAATTAAAAAGTATAACCCATATACCCCTTCCAGAAGACACATGACTGGTTCTGATTTCAGCGAAGTCACAAAGTCAACTCCTGAGAAGTCCTTAATCAGCAAAACAATCAATAAAACAGCCGGCCGTAATAACCAGGGTAAGATCACGGTAAGACATCGCGGAGGCGGCGTTAAGAGAAAATATAGAATCATCGATTTTAAGAGAAACAGCAAAGACGGCATTGCAGCAACTGTTATCGGTATCGAGTACGATCCAAACAGAACTGCCAACATCGCACTGATCTGCTACGAAGACGGTACAAAAGCATATATCCTTGCACCGGCTGGTTTAACAGATGGCATGAAGGTTATGAGCGGTGAGATGGCAGAAGCTAAAGTCGGCAACTGCTTACCACTAAGCCAGATCCCGGTTGGTGCTCAGGTTCATAACATTGAGCTTTATCCTGGAAAAGGCGGACAGTTAGTTCGTTCCGCAGGAAATGCTGCTCAGTTAATGGCAAAAGAAGGCAAATATGCTACTCTTCGTTTACCTTCCGGCGAGATGAGAATGGTTCCGATCAACTGCAGAGCAACCATCGGCGTTGTAGGCAACGGAGATCACAACCTGATCAATATCGGTAAAGCTGGTAGAAAACGTCATATGGGCTTCAGACCTACTGTACGTGGTTCTGTTATGAACCCGAATGACCATCCTCACGGCGGTGGTGAAGGCAAGACTGGTATCGGACGCCCAGGTCCAAGTACACCATGGGGCAAACCAGCACTTGGCTTAAAGACCAGAAAGAAAAACAAGCAGTCTAACAGACTGATCGTTAGAAGAAGAGATGGAAAGACCGTTAAATAA
- the rplW gene encoding 50S ribosomal protein L23 — MADIKYYDVIQKPVVTEKSMNAMASKKYTFIVHTDANKAMIKEAVEKMFPGAKVASVNTMNLDGKTKRRGMTFGKTSKTKKAIVQLTADSKDIEIFEGL, encoded by the coding sequence ATGGCAGATATTAAGTATTACGACGTAATCCAGAAGCCTGTAGTAACTGAGAAGAGCATGAACGCTATGGCGTCCAAGAAGTACACATTTATTGTACACACAGATGCTAATAAGGCTATGATCAAAGAAGCTGTTGAGAAGATGTTCCCAGGTGCAAAGGTTGCCAGCGTGAACACCATGAACTTAGATGGAAAGACCAAAAGAAGAGGAATGACTTTTGGAAAGACTTCTAAGACAAAGAAAGCTATCGTTCAACTGACAGCTGACAGCAAAGACATCGAAATCTTCGAAGGACTGTAA
- the rplD gene encoding 50S ribosomal protein L4, whose amino-acid sequence MANVSVYNMEGKEVGTVELNDAVFGVDVNEHLVHMAVVSQLANKRQGTQKAKTRAEVSGGGRKPWKQKGTGHARQGSTRSPQWTGGGVVFAPTPRDYTIKLNKKERRLALKSALTSRVNENKFIVVDELKFDEIKTKKFQTVLNNLKVSKALVVVGDDSANAVMSARNIAAVKTASANTINVYDILKYNTVVATKTAVAAIEEVYA is encoded by the coding sequence ATGGCAAACGTATCTGTTTACAATATGGAAGGTAAAGAAGTTGGCACAGTAGAGTTAAACGATGCAGTGTTCGGTGTAGATGTAAATGAGCATCTCGTACACATGGCAGTCGTAAGCCAGCTTGCAAATAAGCGCCAGGGCACACAGAAAGCAAAGACACGTGCAGAAGTATCTGGCGGCGGAAGAAAACCGTGGAAGCAGAAAGGAACCGGTCATGCAAGACAGGGTTCAACAAGATCTCCCCAGTGGACAGGCGGTGGAGTTGTATTTGCTCCTACACCAAGAGATTATACAATCAAACTTAACAAGAAGGAAAGAAGACTTGCTCTTAAGTCCGCTCTGACCAGCAGAGTAAATGAGAATAAGTTCATCGTTGTTGACGAATTAAAGTTTGATGAGATCAAGACAAAGAAATTCCAGACTGTTTTAAATAACTTAAAGGTATCCAAAGCTCTTGTAGTTGTTGGCGACGACAGTGCAAACGCAGTAATGAGCGCAAGAAACATCGCAGCTGTTAAGACTGCTTCTGCTAACACCATCAACGTATACGATATCTTAAAGTACAACACAGTTGTTGCTACCAAGACTGCTGTTGCAGCAATCGAGGAGGTGTACGCATAA
- the rplC gene encoding 50S ribosomal protein L3, with translation MKKGILATKVGMTQIFNENGVLTPVTVLQAGPCVVTQVKTVENDGYSAVQVGYVDKREKLVSKPIKGHFDKAGVSYKRYVREFKLENAAQYSVKDEIKAEIFAAGDKIDATAISKGKGFQGAIKRHGQSRGPMAHGSKFHRHAGSNGAASDPSKVFKGKKMPGQMGNKKVTIQNLEIVKVDAENNLILVKGAIPGPKKSLVTIKETVKASN, from the coding sequence ATGAAGAAGGGTATTTTAGCTACCAAAGTCGGAATGACACAGATCTTCAATGAGAACGGAGTCTTAACTCCGGTAACAGTTCTTCAGGCAGGTCCTTGTGTAGTTACACAGGTTAAGACTGTTGAGAACGATGGTTACAGTGCAGTACAGGTTGGTTATGTTGATAAGAGAGAAAAGCTCGTCAGCAAGCCAATTAAGGGCCATTTTGATAAGGCCGGTGTATCTTACAAGAGATACGTAAGAGAGTTTAAGCTTGAGAATGCTGCCCAGTATTCTGTAAAAGATGAAATCAAAGCTGAGATCTTCGCAGCAGGCGACAAGATCGATGCAACCGCAATCTCCAAAGGTAAAGGTTTCCAGGGTGCTATTAAGAGACACGGACAGTCCAGAGGACCTATGGCTCACGGTTCTAAGTTCCACCGCCATGCTGGTTCCAACGGTGCAGCTTCTGACCCTAGCAAGGTATTCAAGGGCAAAAAGATGCCTGGCCAGATGGGTAATAAGAAGGTGACAATCCAAAACCTCGAAATCGTTAAGGTTGATGCAGAAAACAACCTGATTCTGGTTAAGGGTGCTATACCAGGACCTAAGAAGTCTTTAGTAACAATCAAGGAAACAGTAAAAGCATCTAACTAA
- the rpsJ gene encoding 30S ribosomal protein S10, whose protein sequence is MASQVMRITLKAYDHQLVDQSAGKIIDTVKKTGSKVSGPVPLPTKKEVVTILRAVHKYKDSREQFEQRTHKRLIDIITPSQKTVDALSRLEMPAGVYIDIKMKNK, encoded by the coding sequence ATGGCAAGTCAAGTAATGAGAATCACATTAAAAGCGTATGATCATCAGTTGGTTGATCAGTCTGCGGGCAAAATCATCGACACTGTAAAAAAGACAGGATCAAAAGTGAGCGGACCGGTGCCGTTACCAACCAAGAAGGAAGTGGTAACCATCTTAAGAGCGGTTCACAAGTACAAAGATTCCAGAGAGCAGTTCGAGCAGAGAACGCATAAGAGACTCATTGATATCATTACACCAAGCCAGAAAACTGTTGATGCATTATCCAGACTGGAAATGCCGGCAGGTGTGTACATCGATATCAAGATGAAGAATAAATAA
- a CDS encoding cell wall-binding protein, whose product MKRKGLIMLAVTAMLTVGAVSVESYAAEGWAQSGSTWVYYDTSGNKVTNTWKKGADNLWRYLNSYGEMSVNTWVENTYYMDSNGILVTDKWMKFQDSSSSQYKWYYFGSSGKAIMDNWSKINNKWYYFDPNGEMQTGWVLDDMYYCGTDGAMRTGWQKLFSPNSDNDGDRVTPGDNDDGKFWYYFNDSGKKYVPKNISGDYATYKIDGVAYCFDSDGALQTGWKNVGVDNAEYDIQNYKYYDSNGKLRVGWYSVEPPQDLSGYEESVEWFYFSSSGIPKTGPKEGDATTQNITKINDKTYLFNNLGNPVYGLQKVMIGSTSEYTAFYFGDKKTSTMQKGKVKVIEGDGDEATYYFSDSGRGYTGVKDGSLYYMGKLQCADEGTKYEAIAIPTGSTTTTYVVNTSGKVSKNTTVKNADGVKYKTGSNGNLLKVDDANPSGEGRTPTEPVWE is encoded by the coding sequence ATGAAAAGAAAAGGTCTCATCATGCTGGCTGTTACCGCCATGCTGACGGTTGGTGCCGTGTCTGTGGAGTCTTATGCAGCAGAAGGTTGGGCTCAGTCTGGAAGCACCTGGGTTTATTATGATACAAGCGGGAATAAGGTGACGAACACCTGGAAAAAGGGAGCGGACAACCTTTGGCGTTATTTAAACTCCTATGGAGAGATGTCCGTTAATACCTGGGTGGAAAATACCTATTATATGGACTCCAACGGAATTCTTGTTACGGATAAATGGATGAAGTTTCAGGATTCAAGCAGTTCCCAGTACAAGTGGTATTATTTCGGCAGCAGCGGAAAAGCCATTATGGATAACTGGTCCAAGATCAATAACAAATGGTATTATTTTGATCCCAATGGAGAGATGCAGACTGGCTGGGTCCTTGATGACATGTATTATTGTGGAACAGACGGAGCCATGCGTACCGGCTGGCAAAAGCTCTTTTCACCAAACAGCGATAACGATGGGGACCGTGTTACTCCAGGGGATAATGACGATGGAAAGTTTTGGTACTATTTTAATGACAGCGGTAAAAAGTATGTTCCAAAGAATATTTCCGGAGATTATGCTACCTATAAGATTGACGGTGTCGCTTACTGCTTTGACTCAGATGGAGCGCTTCAGACCGGCTGGAAGAACGTAGGAGTTGATAATGCGGAGTATGACATCCAAAATTATAAATACTATGACAGCAATGGCAAGCTGAGAGTAGGCTGGTATTCCGTGGAACCGCCTCAGGATCTGTCTGGCTATGAAGAGAGTGTGGAATGGTTTTATTTCTCAAGTTCAGGAATTCCAAAGACCGGTCCGAAGGAAGGAGATGCCACTACTCAGAATATAACTAAAATTAATGATAAGACCTATCTGTTTAATAACCTGGGCAATCCTGTATATGGTCTGCAGAAGGTGATGATTGGAAGTACATCCGAATATACGGCATTCTATTTCGGAGATAAGAAGACCAGTACCATGCAAAAGGGCAAGGTAAAGGTAATTGAAGGAGACGGCGACGAGGCCACCTATTATTTCAGTGACAGCGGCCGCGGCTATACCGGAGTTAAGGACGGTTCCCTGTATTATATGGGAAAGCTTCAATGTGCGGATGAAGGAACAAAGTATGAAGCCATTGCCATTCCTACAGGAAGCACTACCACCACCTATGTTGTGAACACTTCCGGTAAGGTATCCAAAAATACAACGGTAAAGAACGCTGATGGTGTAAAATATAAGACCGGAAGCAATGGAAATTTATTAAAAGTGGATGATGCAAATCCAAGCGGAGAGGGAAGAACCCCTACAGAACCTGTCTGGGAATAG
- a CDS encoding class I SAM-dependent methyltransferase, protein MWIADGWKDYEVIDCSEGEKLERWGNYLLIRPDPQVIWSTPKTEKGWKKMNGHYHRSAKGGGEWEFFDLPEQWTISYKDLTFQLKPFSFKHTGLFPEQAANWDWFSEKIKQAGRPVKVLNLFAYTGGATLAAAKAGASVTHVDASKGMVGWAKENARSSNLDSASIRWIVDDCVKFVEREIRRGNHYDAIIMDPPSYGRGPKGEIWKIEDAIHPLVQLCTQLLSDKPLFFLINSYTTGLAPSVLTYMISIEVKQKYGGFVQSGEIGLPVTRTGLLLPCGASGRWSADA, encoded by the coding sequence ATGTGGATTGCAGACGGCTGGAAAGATTATGAAGTGATAGACTGTTCAGAAGGAGAAAAGCTTGAACGCTGGGGGAATTATCTCCTTATACGTCCTGACCCACAGGTTATCTGGTCCACTCCCAAGACGGAAAAAGGCTGGAAAAAGATGAACGGCCACTATCATCGCAGCGCTAAGGGCGGCGGTGAGTGGGAATTTTTTGACCTTCCGGAGCAATGGACAATCAGCTACAAGGATTTAACCTTTCAATTAAAGCCCTTCAGTTTTAAACATACAGGACTCTTCCCGGAACAGGCGGCAAACTGGGACTGGTTCAGTGAGAAAATAAAACAGGCCGGACGGCCGGTAAAAGTGCTTAACTTATTCGCCTACACCGGAGGTGCTACCCTGGCAGCCGCAAAAGCAGGGGCTTCCGTCACTCATGTAGATGCGTCCAAGGGTATGGTCGGCTGGGCCAAGGAAAACGCCCGCTCCTCCAATCTGGATTCCGCCTCCATCCGATGGATCGTGGATGACTGCGTAAAATTCGTTGAAAGAGAAATCAGAAGGGGAAACCATTACGATGCAATCATTATGGATCCTCCATCCTATGGGAGAGGGCCAAAGGGCGAAATCTGGAAAATAGAAGACGCCATTCATCCTCTTGTTCAGCTTTGCACCCAGCTTTTATCCGATAAACCACTGTTTTTCCTTATCAATTCCTATACCACAGGATTGGCTCCTTCTGTATTAACTTACATGATTTCTATCGAGGTGAAACAAAAATACGGTGGTTTTGTCCAGTCCGGTGAAATAGGGCTTCCGGTCACAAGAACCGGCCTTCTTCTGCCCTGCGGCGCATCCGGAAGATGGTCGGCAGACGCTTAG
- a CDS encoding acyltransferase family protein — MEEKYFRNKITWFTFLYSFLVIWVHSYNAVLFLGTTSLAYKTDWMERFLGGTVAQIAVPGFFLISSYLFFRGFTLDRLLVKWNSRIRSVLVPYIVWNFLYYLGYVIGSRIPVLSDVIGKGKIPFTFPMAAESVLHYTYNYVFWYLNQLIQLILLAPLIYIIVKRKEIGCLFLAVILAAIYMGGMLPFLNLDALFYYSFGAFAAIHGKKIVEGSWNIKYLKAGAAVIMAGFLLHWVDFPGFIKGEMAASDVCFRLLIPVGLWLMVPERQLIEAKEWMKQNFFLYATHFAMVRLINKTGALLLPTVIAVPFGLFLLMPLLCVFFSYQIGRFFRRFLPTLWYLLNGGR; from the coding sequence ATGGAAGAAAAATATTTTCGAAATAAGATTACATGGTTTACATTTCTTTATAGTTTTCTGGTCATATGGGTTCACTCTTACAATGCGGTGCTTTTCTTAGGTACCACCAGTCTGGCTTACAAGACAGACTGGATGGAACGGTTTTTAGGAGGCACGGTGGCGCAGATTGCCGTACCGGGGTTCTTCCTGATTTCCTCTTATCTTTTCTTTCGCGGCTTTACCTTAGACCGCCTCCTGGTAAAGTGGAATTCCAGAATACGGAGTGTCCTGGTTCCCTATATCGTATGGAATTTCCTTTATTATCTTGGATATGTTATCGGCAGCCGGATCCCGGTGCTTTCTGATGTCATTGGAAAGGGAAAGATTCCTTTTACGTTTCCTATGGCGGCCGAATCGGTCCTCCATTATACGTATAACTATGTATTCTGGTATTTAAACCAGCTGATCCAGTTGATCCTTCTGGCGCCACTTATTTATATCATTGTGAAGCGGAAGGAAATTGGGTGTCTGTTTCTTGCGGTAATTCTTGCTGCAATCTATATGGGAGGTATGCTTCCTTTTTTAAATCTGGATGCTTTGTTTTATTATTCGTTCGGAGCATTTGCAGCCATCCATGGGAAAAAGATCGTAGAAGGGTCCTGGAATATAAAATATCTTAAGGCAGGCGCCGCGGTTATTATGGCAGGCTTTTTGCTTCATTGGGTTGATTTTCCGGGGTTTATAAAAGGAGAGATGGCAGCTTCTGACGTATGTTTCCGGCTTCTTATTCCAGTGGGATTATGGCTTATGGTACCGGAGAGACAATTGATAGAAGCAAAGGAATGGATGAAGCAAAATTTTTTTCTGTATGCCACTCACTTTGCCATGGTGAGGCTAATTAACAAAACGGGAGCATTGCTGCTCCCGACTGTGATAGCAGTGCCATTTGGGCTTTTTCTGCTTATGCCGCTTTTATGTGTTTTCTTCAGCTATCAGATAGGCCGGTTTTTCAGACGTTTTCTTCCGACCCTATGGTATTTGCTAAACGGTGGGCGCTGA